One window of Streptomyces sp. FIT100 genomic DNA carries:
- the rbsK gene encoding ribokinase, protein MTGIVVLGSTNMDLVAYVAKAPQRGETVTGREFRTVPGGKGANQAVAAARAGGDVSMIGAVGTDEFGVRLRAALDASGVDTDLLRTAEGPSGTAHIVVDDEGGNAIVVVPGANGTVDHLAPGDEAVIASADALLLQLELPLAGVIAGAEAARRHGVRTVLTPAPAQPLPPELLAATTLLVPNEHEAAVLAGTTDPAAAAEALLRQVPEVVITLGAAGSLYAARGAEPVTVPAPRVRAVDTTAAGDTFVGALAVAIVEGRPMPAALAWASAAAALSVQRPGASSSMPYRPEIDEAADAGHSPVNH, encoded by the coding sequence ATGACCGGCATCGTGGTGCTCGGCAGCACCAACATGGACCTCGTCGCCTACGTCGCGAAGGCCCCCCAGCGCGGGGAGACCGTCACGGGACGCGAGTTCCGTACGGTCCCCGGCGGCAAGGGCGCCAACCAGGCCGTCGCCGCCGCCCGCGCCGGCGGCGACGTGTCGATGATCGGGGCCGTCGGCACCGACGAGTTCGGCGTGCGCCTGCGGGCCGCGCTCGACGCCTCGGGCGTCGACACGGATCTCCTGCGCACCGCAGAGGGCCCCTCAGGCACCGCCCATATCGTCGTGGACGACGAGGGCGGCAACGCGATCGTCGTCGTGCCGGGCGCCAACGGCACCGTCGACCACCTCGCCCCCGGGGACGAGGCCGTCATCGCCTCCGCCGACGCCCTCCTCCTCCAGCTCGAACTCCCGCTCGCCGGTGTGATCGCCGGTGCCGAGGCGGCCCGCCGCCACGGGGTACGGACCGTCCTGACGCCGGCGCCCGCCCAGCCCCTGCCGCCCGAACTGCTCGCCGCCACCACCCTGTTGGTGCCGAACGAGCACGAGGCCGCCGTCCTGGCCGGCACCACCGACCCGGCCGCCGCCGCCGAGGCCCTGCTCCGCCAGGTGCCCGAGGTGGTGATCACCCTCGGCGCGGCGGGCAGCCTGTACGCCGCCCGCGGAGCGGAACCCGTCACCGTCCCCGCCCCGCGCGTACGCGCCGTCGACACGACCGCCGCGGGCGACACCTTCGTCGGCGCCCTCGCCGTGGCGATCGTCGAGGGCAGGCCGATGCCCGCCGCGTTGGCCTGGGCCTCGGCGGCCGCGGCGCTCTCCGTCCAGCGCCCGGGCGCCTCGTCCTCGATGCCGTACCGGCCGGAGATCGACGAGGCGGCGGACGCCGGCCACAGTCCGGTCAACCACTGA
- a CDS encoding CaiB/BaiF CoA-transferase family protein yields MHDPDADGVAAPHPAGSAGDSGPGPLAGLRVLDLATLFAGPLAATMLGDFGADVIKVEHPRRPDPSRGHGPARDGVGLWWKLLGRNKRTITLDLSTPGGRETLLRLAATADVLIENFRPGTLEKWRLGWDELSAANPRLVLARVTGFGQFGPYSHRPGFGTLAEAMSGFAAITGEPDGPPTLPPFGLADSIAALATSYAVMTALSARASTGRGQVVDMAIIEPILTVLGPQPLWYDQLGYVQPRCGNRSRNNAPRNTYRAADGTWLAVSTSAQSVAERVMRLVGRPELTAEPWFATGSGRAEHTEVLDEAVGAWIARHTRDEVLDAFEKAEAAVAPVYDIRDVMDDPQYRALDSVTEVPDPELGPIRMQNILFRLSETPGGIRWAGRPHGADTDAVLGELGHSPARIAALRDEGAL; encoded by the coding sequence ATGCACGACCCCGACGCCGACGGTGTCGCCGCCCCTCATCCCGCGGGAAGCGCCGGTGACTCCGGACCCGGTCCGCTCGCCGGGCTGCGCGTCCTCGATCTCGCGACCCTCTTCGCCGGGCCGCTGGCCGCCACGATGCTCGGCGACTTCGGCGCCGACGTCATCAAGGTCGAACACCCCCGCAGACCCGACCCGTCACGCGGGCACGGGCCGGCCAGGGACGGCGTCGGCCTGTGGTGGAAGCTGCTCGGCCGCAACAAGCGCACCATCACGCTCGACCTGTCCACGCCCGGCGGCCGCGAGACCCTTCTCCGGCTCGCCGCCACCGCCGATGTCCTGATCGAGAACTTCCGCCCCGGCACCCTGGAGAAGTGGCGGCTCGGCTGGGACGAGCTGAGCGCCGCCAACCCCCGTCTCGTGCTGGCCCGGGTCACCGGCTTCGGCCAGTTCGGCCCGTACTCCCATCGCCCCGGCTTCGGCACGCTCGCCGAGGCGATGAGCGGCTTCGCCGCCATCACCGGCGAACCCGACGGTCCGCCCACGCTCCCTCCCTTCGGCCTCGCCGACTCGATCGCCGCGCTCGCCACCTCCTACGCCGTCATGACCGCGCTCAGCGCCCGCGCGTCCACCGGGCGCGGCCAGGTCGTCGACATGGCCATCATCGAACCGATCCTCACCGTCCTCGGCCCGCAGCCGCTCTGGTACGACCAGCTCGGCTACGTCCAGCCGCGCTGCGGCAACCGCTCCCGCAACAACGCCCCCCGCAACACCTACCGGGCCGCCGACGGCACCTGGCTCGCCGTCTCCACCTCCGCCCAGTCCGTCGCCGAACGCGTCATGCGGCTGGTCGGCCGCCCGGAGCTGACGGCCGAGCCCTGGTTCGCCACGGGCAGCGGGCGGGCCGAGCACACCGAGGTGCTCGACGAGGCGGTGGGCGCGTGGATCGCCCGGCACACACGCGACGAGGTCCTCGACGCGTTCGAGAAGGCGGAGGCCGCGGTCGCGCCCGTCTACGACATCCGCGATGTGATGGACGATCCCCAGTACCGCGCGCTGGACAGCGTCACCGAGGTGCCCGACCCCGAGCTCGGGCCGATCCGTATGCAGAACATCCTCTTCCGCCTTTCCGAGACTCCTGGTGGCATCCGCTGGGCCGGCCGGCCGCACGGCGCGGACACGGACGCGGTCCTCGGCGAGCTGGGGCACAGCCCTGCCCGTATCGCCGCGCTGCGCGACGAAGGCGCGCTATGA
- a CDS encoding CoA ester lyase, which yields MTAHAHHPPGAEYFGITPEATPLTWLYAPGDHPDVVRKALSCGADIVIVDLEDAVPPDRKRYALEATAELLASPQPVPVHVRIHAEQDIAVLAGLPGLSALRIPKVTHATDIRRPAALAPGTGLYALLESASGVEHAYAIATADPAVRGIALGEADLRADLGVRDDRGLDWPRSRIVVAARAAGLAPPTQSVYPDIRDLDGLAESCAHGRAVGFLGRAAIHPRQLPVIERAYLPSQEEVEEAEEIVQAAETDAGALALPDGRFVDAAVVATAHRTLCLARRGA from the coding sequence ATGACGGCCCACGCCCACCACCCCCCTGGCGCCGAATACTTCGGCATCACCCCCGAAGCCACCCCGCTCACCTGGCTGTACGCCCCCGGGGACCATCCCGATGTCGTCCGCAAGGCGCTCTCCTGCGGCGCCGACATCGTGATCGTCGACCTGGAGGACGCGGTCCCGCCCGACCGCAAGCGGTACGCCCTCGAAGCGACCGCCGAACTGCTGGCCTCCCCCCAGCCGGTGCCCGTGCATGTCCGGATCCACGCAGAGCAGGACATCGCGGTGCTGGCCGGACTACCCGGCCTGTCCGCCCTGCGTATCCCCAAGGTCACACACGCCACTGACATCCGGCGTCCGGCGGCGCTCGCACCGGGGACGGGGCTCTACGCGCTGCTGGAGTCCGCGTCCGGCGTCGAGCACGCGTACGCGATCGCGACCGCCGACCCCGCGGTGCGGGGCATCGCGCTCGGCGAGGCGGACCTCCGGGCCGATCTGGGCGTACGGGACGACCGGGGCCTGGACTGGCCGCGCAGCCGCATCGTGGTGGCGGCCCGCGCGGCCGGGCTGGCCCCGCCGACGCAGTCGGTCTACCCCGACATCCGCGACCTGGACGGCCTGGCGGAGTCCTGCGCCCATGGCCGCGCCGTCGGCTTCCTGGGCCGGGCGGCGATCCACCCCCGCCAGCTGCCCGTCATCGAGCGCGCCTATCTGCCGAGCCAGGAGGAGGTGGAGGAGGCGGAGGAGATCGTCCAGGCGGCGGAGACGGACGCGGGGGCGCTGGCGCTGCCCGACGGCCGCTTCGTCGACGCGGCGGTGGTGGCGACGGCCCACCGCACCCTCTGTCTGGCCCGCCGCGGCGCGTGA
- the lgt gene encoding prolipoprotein diacylglyceryl transferase, whose product MDLAYIPSPSTGVINLGPVPLRGYAFCIIIGVFVAVWYGNKRWIARGGKAGTVADIAVWAVPFGLIGGRLYHVITDYQLYFSEGENWVDAFKIWEGGLGIWGAIALGAVGAWIGCRRRGIPLPAYADAIAPAIAFAQAIGRWGNWFNQELFGRPTDLPWAVEIAPDKPGTIEGATLYHPTFLYESLWCVGVALLVIWADRRFRLGHGRAFALYVAAYCAGRGWIEYMRVDEAHHILGLRLNVWTAIAVFLLAVAYIVISARLRPGREEVVEPPKPTEAAADDAPAERSASEADRLDKGHDADPLDKGHDADPADSESAPRS is encoded by the coding sequence ATGGACCTTGCCTACATTCCCAGCCCGTCGACCGGTGTGATCAACCTCGGACCGGTTCCGCTGCGCGGCTATGCCTTCTGCATCATCATCGGTGTCTTCGTCGCCGTCTGGTACGGCAACAAGCGCTGGATCGCCCGCGGCGGCAAAGCCGGCACGGTGGCCGACATCGCCGTCTGGGCGGTGCCCTTCGGCCTGATCGGCGGCCGTCTGTACCACGTGATCACCGACTACCAGCTGTACTTCAGCGAGGGTGAGAACTGGGTCGACGCGTTCAAGATCTGGGAGGGCGGCCTCGGCATCTGGGGCGCGATCGCCCTCGGCGCGGTCGGCGCCTGGATCGGCTGCCGTCGGCGGGGCATCCCGCTGCCGGCGTACGCGGACGCGATCGCGCCCGCCATCGCCTTCGCGCAGGCGATCGGGCGCTGGGGCAACTGGTTCAACCAGGAGCTGTTCGGCCGCCCCACCGATCTGCCGTGGGCGGTGGAGATCGCCCCGGACAAGCCCGGCACGATCGAGGGCGCGACCCTCTACCATCCGACGTTCCTCTACGAGTCGCTGTGGTGCGTCGGTGTCGCCCTGCTGGTCATCTGGGCGGACCGCCGCTTCCGGCTCGGGCACGGGCGGGCCTTCGCCCTGTACGTCGCCGCGTACTGCGCGGGCCGCGGCTGGATCGAGTACATGCGCGTGGACGAGGCGCACCACATCCTGGGCCTGCGACTGAACGTCTGGACCGCGATCGCCGTCTTCCTGCTCGCCGTGGCCTACATCGTGATCTCGGCGCGGCTGCGTCCGGGCCGCGAGGAGGTCGTGGAGCCCCCGAAGCCCACGGAGGCAGCTGCGGACGACGCCCCGGCGGAGCGCTCCGCGTCCGAGGCCGACCGGCTGGACAAGGGCCACGACGCCGACCCGCTCGACAAGGGCCACGACGCCGACCCGGCGGACTCCGAATCCGCCCCCAGGAGCTGA
- a CDS encoding DsbA family protein, with protein sequence MIVSENNRDGKRAARERLLQERELDKAREKRRRLLIVSAAVVGVLGLAAVVGVIAAGTGGKDDASKAGPVIAPSGAEGEEQLALPAGASDAPSTLTIWEDFRCPACAVFENGFRDTIHELTDSGQLRVEYRLAALIDGRFGGSGSLRAANAAACAQDAGKFVPYHDVLYQNQPPETDDAFGNNARLIELAGKVEGLDTPAFRSCVEQGKHDSWVNKSAEVFRNGDFTGTPTVLLNGEPVFPQKGSEQISPENLKKWVTEANEGKKPGTAQPPAPAAS encoded by the coding sequence GTGATCGTGAGCGAGAACAACCGTGACGGAAAACGGGCCGCGCGAGAGCGGCTGCTGCAGGAACGTGAGCTGGACAAGGCGCGCGAGAAGCGAAGGCGCCTGCTGATCGTGTCGGCGGCCGTGGTCGGCGTGCTCGGCCTGGCCGCCGTCGTCGGCGTGATCGCGGCCGGCACCGGCGGCAAGGACGACGCGTCCAAGGCCGGGCCGGTCATCGCGCCCAGCGGCGCCGAGGGCGAGGAGCAGCTCGCCCTCCCGGCCGGCGCGAGCGACGCGCCGTCCACGCTCACGATCTGGGAGGACTTCCGCTGCCCGGCCTGCGCCGTGTTCGAGAACGGGTTCCGGGACACGATCCACGAGCTCACGGACTCCGGGCAGCTCCGGGTCGAGTACCGGCTCGCCGCGCTCATCGACGGGCGCTTCGGCGGGAGTGGCTCCCTGCGCGCGGCGAACGCGGCGGCGTGCGCGCAGGACGCCGGGAAGTTCGTGCCGTACCACGACGTGCTGTACCAGAACCAGCCGCCGGAGACGGACGACGCCTTCGGGAACAACGCCAGGCTGATCGAGCTGGCGGGCAAGGTCGAAGGGCTCGACACGCCCGCCTTCCGCAGCTGTGTGGAGCAGGGCAAGCACGACAGCTGGGTGAACAAGTCGGCGGAGGTCTTCCGCAACGGGGACTTCACCGGCACGCCGACGGTGCTGCTCAACGGGGAGCCGGTCTTCCCCCAGAAGGGCAGCGAGCAGATCAGCCCGGAGAACCTGAAGAAGTGGGTCACCGAGGCGAACGAGGGCAAGAAGCCGGGGACGGCGCAGCCGCCCGCCCCCGCGGCCTCCTGA
- the trpA gene encoding tryptophan synthase subunit alpha gives MSGNIRLLSDTLATARSENRAALIAYLPAGFPTVDGGIEAIKAVLDGGADIVEVGLPHSDPVLDGPVIQTADDIALRGGLKIADVMRTVREAHRATGKPVLVMTYWNPIDRYGVERFTAELAEAGGAGCILPDLPVQESAGWREHAEKHGLATVFVVAPSSKDERLAKITEAGSGFVYAASLMGVTGTRESVGAQAQDLVRRTRATPAARRGLPVCVGLGVSNAVQAAEVAGFADGVIVGSAFVKRLLDADDLAAGIAAVRTLAGELAEGVRKR, from the coding sequence GTGAGCGGGAACATCCGTCTGCTGAGCGACACCCTCGCCACCGCCAGGTCCGAGAACCGCGCCGCGCTCATCGCGTACCTGCCCGCCGGATTCCCGACCGTCGACGGCGGCATCGAGGCGATCAAGGCCGTCCTCGACGGCGGTGCGGACATCGTCGAGGTCGGACTGCCGCACAGCGACCCGGTCCTCGACGGCCCGGTCATCCAGACCGCCGACGACATCGCCCTGCGCGGCGGCCTGAAGATCGCGGACGTCATGCGCACGGTCCGCGAGGCCCACCGGGCCACGGGCAAGCCGGTGCTGGTGATGACGTACTGGAACCCGATCGACCGGTACGGCGTCGAGCGCTTCACCGCCGAACTCGCCGAAGCGGGCGGCGCCGGCTGCATCCTGCCCGACCTGCCGGTCCAGGAGTCCGCCGGATGGCGCGAGCACGCCGAGAAGCACGGGCTGGCCACGGTCTTCGTCGTCGCGCCCAGCAGCAAGGACGAGCGGCTCGCCAAGATCACCGAGGCGGGTTCGGGCTTTGTGTACGCCGCCTCGCTGATGGGCGTCACCGGCACCCGCGAGTCGGTCGGCGCCCAGGCCCAGGACCTGGTCCGGCGCACCCGGGCCACCCCCGCCGCCCGCCGTGGGCTCCCCGTCTGCGTCGGCCTCGGCGTCTCCAACGCCGTCCAGGCCGCCGAGGTCGCCGGCTTCGCCGACGGCGTCATCGTCGGCTCGGCCTTCGTCAAGCGGCTCCTCGACGCGGACGACCTCGCTGCGGGGATCGCGGCGGTGCGGACCCTGGCGGGCGAGCTGGCCGAGGGCGTCCGCAAGCGCTGA
- the trpB gene encoding tryptophan synthase subunit beta gives MPSDYFIPDPEGLVPNAEGYFGAFGGTFIPEALVAAVDEVAVEYDKAKADPAFAAELDELLVHYTGRPSALTEVPRFAEHAGGARVFLKREDLNHTGSHKINNVLGQALLTKRMGKTRVIAETGAGQHGVATATACALFGLDCTIYMGEIDTQRQALNVARMRMLGAEVVPVKSGSRTLKDAINEAFRDWVANVDHTHYLFGTVAGPHPFPAMVRDFHRVIGVEARRQILERTGRLPDAAVACVGGGSNAIGLFHAFIPDEGVRLVGCEPAGHGVETGEHAATLTAGEPGILHGSRSYVLQDEEGQITEPYSISAGLDYPGIGPEHAYLKDSGRAEYRAVTDDAAMQALLLLSRTEGIIPAIESAHALAGALELGRELGKDGLIVVNLSGRGDKDMDTAARYFGLYDETASSTVEADATGEVAEIEGDAK, from the coding sequence ATGCCCAGCGATTACTTCATTCCCGACCCCGAGGGCCTGGTGCCCAACGCCGAGGGCTACTTCGGCGCCTTCGGCGGCACGTTCATCCCCGAGGCACTCGTCGCCGCGGTCGACGAGGTGGCCGTCGAGTACGACAAGGCCAAGGCCGACCCCGCCTTCGCCGCCGAGCTCGACGAGCTGCTCGTCCACTACACCGGCCGCCCCAGTGCCCTGACCGAGGTGCCCCGCTTCGCCGAGCACGCCGGCGGCGCCCGGGTCTTCCTCAAGCGCGAGGACCTCAACCACACCGGCTCGCACAAGATCAACAACGTGCTGGGGCAGGCCCTGCTCACCAAGCGCATGGGCAAGACCCGCGTCATCGCCGAGACCGGCGCCGGCCAGCACGGCGTCGCCACCGCCACCGCCTGTGCGCTCTTCGGCCTCGACTGCACCATCTACATGGGCGAGATCGACACGCAGCGCCAGGCGCTGAACGTCGCCCGGATGCGCATGCTCGGCGCCGAGGTCGTCCCCGTGAAGTCCGGCAGCCGCACCCTGAAGGACGCCATCAACGAGGCGTTCCGCGACTGGGTCGCCAACGTGGACCACACCCACTACCTCTTCGGCACGGTCGCGGGCCCGCACCCCTTCCCGGCGATGGTCCGCGACTTCCACCGGGTCATCGGCGTCGAGGCCCGCCGCCAGATCCTGGAGCGCACCGGCCGCCTCCCGGACGCCGCCGTGGCCTGTGTCGGCGGCGGTTCCAACGCCATCGGCCTCTTCCACGCCTTCATCCCGGACGAGGGGGTGCGCCTGGTGGGCTGCGAGCCCGCGGGCCACGGCGTCGAGACCGGCGAGCACGCGGCCACGCTGACCGCGGGCGAGCCCGGCATCCTGCACGGCTCGCGCTCGTACGTCCTCCAGGACGAGGAGGGCCAGATCACCGAGCCGTACTCGATCTCGGCGGGGCTTGACTACCCGGGCATCGGTCCCGAGCACGCCTACCTCAAGGACAGCGGGCGCGCCGAGTACCGGGCCGTCACCGACGACGCCGCGATGCAGGCGCTGCTGCTGCTGTCGCGTACCGAGGGCATCATCCCGGCGATCGAGTCCGCGCACGCGCTCGCCGGGGCGCTGGAGCTCGGCAGGGAGCTCGGCAAGGACGGACTGATCGTCGTCAACCTCTCCGGCCGCGGCGACAAGGACATGGACACGGCCGCCCGCTACTTCGGGCTGTACGACGAGACCGCCTCCTCGACCGTCGAGGCGGACGCGACCGGTGAGGTCGCCGAGATCGAGGGGGACGCCAAGTGA
- the trpM gene encoding tryptophan biosynthesis modulator TrpM yields the protein MTTAVRRVPSAPLRPSLHRRAGAAAPARVPHAPLARGCRPRGCRAPARRVHGRRVRYVIGDEPGQVNGMRWRRR from the coding sequence ATGACCACCGCCGTCCGCCGCGTACCGTCGGCCCCGCTCCGCCCGAGCCTGCACCGCCGGGCCGGTGCGGCGGCGCCCGCGCGCGTACCGCACGCCCCGCTCGCGCGCGGCTGCCGTCCGCGCGGTTGCCGCGCGCCCGCGCGCCGGGTGCACGGACGCCGTGTCCGGTACGTCATCGGGGACGAGCCCGGACAGGTCAACGGCATGCGATGGCGCCGCCGCTGA
- the trpC gene encoding indole-3-glycerol phosphate synthase TrpC, translating into MSVLDEIIEGVRADLAERQARVSLDELKERAAKAPQAKDGVAALRGEGVQVICEVKRSSPSKGALAAIADPAALAADYEAGGAAVISVLTEQRRFGGSLADLEAVRARVDVPVLRKDFIVTSYQLWEARAYGADLVLLIVAALDQEALVSLIERAESIGLTPLVEVHDEDEVERAVDAGARIIGVNARDLRTLKVDRSTFDRVAPEIPAGIVKIAESGVRGPHDLIAYANAGADAVLVGESLVTGRDPKAAVADLVAAGAHPALRHGRD; encoded by the coding sequence GTGAGTGTGCTCGACGAGATCATCGAAGGCGTGCGCGCCGACCTCGCAGAGCGGCAGGCGCGGGTCAGCCTCGACGAGCTCAAGGAGCGTGCCGCCAAGGCGCCCCAGGCGAAGGACGGCGTCGCCGCGCTGCGCGGCGAAGGCGTCCAGGTCATCTGCGAGGTGAAGCGCTCCAGCCCTTCCAAGGGCGCGCTCGCCGCCATCGCCGACCCTGCCGCGCTCGCCGCCGACTACGAGGCGGGCGGCGCGGCCGTCATCTCCGTCCTCACCGAGCAGCGCCGCTTCGGCGGCTCGCTCGCCGATCTGGAGGCCGTGCGCGCCCGGGTGGACGTCCCGGTGCTCCGCAAGGACTTCATCGTCACGTCATACCAACTGTGGGAGGCCCGTGCGTACGGCGCCGACCTGGTCCTGCTGATCGTCGCCGCCCTCGACCAGGAGGCCCTGGTCTCGCTCATCGAGCGGGCCGAGTCGATCGGTCTCACCCCCCTCGTCGAGGTCCATGACGAGGACGAGGTCGAGCGGGCCGTGGACGCCGGCGCCAGGATCATCGGGGTCAACGCACGTGACCTGAGGACCCTCAAGGTCGACCGGTCCACCTTCGACCGCGTCGCCCCCGAGATCCCCGCGGGCATCGTCAAGATCGCCGAGTCCGGCGTCCGCGGCCCGCACGACCTGATCGCGTACGCCAACGCCGGCGCCGACGCGGTCCTCGTCGGCGAGTCCCTGGTCACCGGCCGGGACCCGAAGGCCGCCGTGGCCGATCTCGTCGCCGCCGGCGCCCACCCTGCGCTGCGTCACGGGAGGGACTGA
- a CDS encoding DUF2752 domain-containing protein, translated as MDASPAPAPGTSPGPGTPPGPGTPSGPASRAQAPLVRRVAAPLGVMGAVVAAFAYVGAVDPNEPGHYPVCPLLRLTGIYCPGCGGLRSAHAFVHGDLAAALGSNAVATVGYGIFAVVWALWLVRAIRARPVRFELGTGWWWGIGGLLLAFTVLRNLPFGAVLAP; from the coding sequence GTGGATGCCTCCCCTGCCCCCGCCCCCGGCACGTCGCCCGGTCCCGGCACGCCCCCCGGCCCCGGCACACCCTCCGGCCCCGCGTCGCGGGCGCAAGCCCCTCTCGTACGGCGGGTCGCCGCGCCCCTCGGTGTCATGGGGGCGGTCGTGGCGGCGTTCGCGTACGTCGGGGCAGTCGACCCCAACGAGCCGGGTCACTACCCCGTCTGTCCGCTGCTGCGGCTCACGGGGATCTACTGCCCCGGCTGCGGCGGGCTGCGCAGCGCACACGCCTTCGTCCACGGTGATCTCGCCGCGGCCCTCGGGTCCAACGCCGTCGCCACCGTCGGTTACGGGATCTTCGCCGTCGTCTGGGCTCTCTGGCTGGTCCGCGCGATCCGCGCCAGGCCCGTGCGGTTCGAGCTCGGGACCGGCTGGTGGTGGGGCATCGGCGGCCTTCTGCTCGCCTTCACCGTCCTGCGGAACCTGCCGTTCGGGGCGGTGCTCGCGCCATGA
- a CDS encoding HGxxPAAW family protein, whose product MAGSSHGHTPAAWTGVTISFIGFCIAGVFMVAANPLGFWAGMGVTLLGGVVGLAMKAAGLGMPEPKVIRAQAPATTSVKPAPAEATAAS is encoded by the coding sequence ATGGCGGGCAGCAGCCACGGACACACCCCGGCCGCCTGGACCGGCGTCACCATCAGCTTCATCGGCTTCTGCATCGCGGGAGTCTTCATGGTGGCGGCGAACCCGCTCGGCTTCTGGGCCGGCATGGGCGTGACGCTGCTCGGCGGTGTTGTGGGCCTCGCCATGAAGGCCGCCGGCCTCGGCATGCCGGAGCCCAAGGTCATCCGCGCGCAGGCCCCGGCCACGACCTCGGTCAAGCCGGCCCCCGCGGAGGCCACGGCGGCCTCCTGA
- a CDS encoding TIGR02234 family membrane protein has protein sequence MGYVSAASVPQPRSERTDAAAAAARSRRSLAAALLLGAVGAAMVLLASGQIWAEGTADALGGRVPLEADGRDVTGAPAALAVVGLAALVAVFAVRRAGRLLVSVLLALSGAGAAVAAFLGASGGSALTEQARRTTGDAAATVGGLTHTAWPYVTAAAGLLILLAGLLALRYGASWPAMSGRYEREAGQGGGARRAVPAADPDRPEDLWKALDRGEDPTRDQ, from the coding sequence GTGGGGTACGTGAGCGCTGCATCCGTACCCCAGCCCCGTTCCGAGCGCACCGACGCAGCGGCCGCCGCCGCCCGCAGCCGGCGCAGTCTCGCCGCCGCCCTGCTGCTCGGCGCCGTGGGCGCCGCCATGGTGCTGCTCGCCTCCGGGCAGATCTGGGCCGAGGGCACGGCCGACGCCCTCGGCGGCCGGGTGCCGCTGGAGGCCGACGGGCGCGATGTGACCGGGGCCCCGGCCGCCCTCGCCGTCGTGGGCCTCGCCGCTCTCGTCGCCGTCTTCGCCGTCCGCCGCGCGGGCCGGCTGCTGGTCTCCGTCCTGCTCGCGCTCAGCGGCGCCGGCGCGGCGGTCGCCGCCTTCCTCGGCGCCTCCGGCGGCTCCGCCCTGACCGAGCAGGCCCGGCGCACCACCGGTGACGCCGCCGCCACGGTCGGCGGACTCACCCACACGGCCTGGCCGTACGTCACGGCCGCCGCCGGACTGCTCATCCTGCTGGCCGGACTGCTTGCGCTGCGCTACGGCGCCTCCTGGCCGGCGATGTCCGGGCGCTACGAGCGCGAGGCGGGGCAGGGCGGCGGCGCCCGCAGGGCCGTCCCGGCGGCCGACCCGGACCGGCCCGAGGACCTGTGGAAGGCGCTCGACCGCGGCGAGGACCCGACGCGCGATCAGTGA